One Lucilia cuprina isolate Lc7/37 chromosome 4, ASM2204524v1, whole genome shotgun sequence DNA segment encodes these proteins:
- the LOC111689628 gene encoding putative mediator of RNA polymerase II transcription subunit 26: MAAATATNVTSSSASTTTTTSTSSSSSLSPSTSSSTTATTTNPSISHNNFHELCRSCGKTNAAELLYDLFPTTNSPFNTSSTTCYTHLNNSNTSCSTSKCSLSSKSSLSSLTFDSVAATAKATAKGQSNMDNILQEMQIWQLMIKCNDGLPQRICAKCTAQFYMIHKFRRKCLKVQTQLRALNEEQKFYERQQQQKDATATTTKPAATASAVASKIKTLDEPNDLANDNCKEQQQQATVDNSKSSVSFETQTGNTDEVSKLTNATTPTLLDNVETMTEKTEATATATTLGCHDKSFAKQEHCATATSCSKVKDEKKPLLKAAVLKFRNTPLLTLQQPPLKQICDNDATQLMANVREEISGDQEDLLDTHIIFKAFEATNKTIKCQVNDEEMSIDESPDRGDTTLGVKEEHKELFNFGLTNNKNNNESLFLTKAALKAYTPTSIKTTNAKTQQQTIEDTNSNDNNNNNNESNDNTCSSTSTYSSSSKVSSHSRKSLRRKVFKHKTCKYLNIGKRSQYHKYKSNNKLNIKKLNLKKTTRSWQNKHVRTCSAATLKQRKQRQTKKKSLKQAADIQMEDETSSNVSTTSSSAMTTSSSLSAEIATTTTTTPAVTDLLVNNKTGFSSISPRISSNKSSTSCIMWKTKAAMKANANDMPTTLPYTANDSTTGSASENTDKSSKTLDENQSISSSTNNFRQEGQDDVGSSSSSSSTNTVMSLPDNQVKDTADDEREQNLNHNLWPEEADQKQITNYTQKETEENKQIDQTKDTEVAEDMEPPKSIASKKIGGMKLIIQRKRGARFKCRRKTEDEPCEASKPKRRRKTNHNQSPPTKYEIESIFSLDLNAEYRKENKQDLVGGSDMEETVDLNIVKRKLNAFNSAQDENKENPISLHHLQECDSDSNTSVYRDPLLIKNDMLEDDTQLTDFPKPQLSLQSECTKEMFKLCKEKFNLESPKKLIVRVPLTSLTQDFKRLHLTMETESEENEQKNEALKEEQEKEEKVEEEINMIANETGITEEIASETAIVKEQQLECNNTTQNISSTQANSSSSQSDLMGFSQNSETSSSSTADSSQPSVDLFRYVQPPLCSASSKITDFINDFQNNCIDSSEIEETTCDMVPQLGPQITQELSDEIRDVEDTLNGILSEMHDKDMYTPRSAETDELFPHSVYSPLTDSPTTPAHSFYAESPCTINSNPMSVSPFIHQNMDYNAMTPQSNHSSMGHSSHMGGSSVSGGSTGPHTTGVFIEHFPTYTECFEESTQSELIGFQNDIPCFENIEISQPPNSGELLGNQGEFNEEDNAINDNEQNIQNMANESGEIKTAPAVVDYIDLSDYKENNDHFSNAAVQEETVPEITVTNRDLLTQQIPYNPNNYQHSIQMQSTNNPLIPGSANMQPHYIVTNTNQGPIIFANRQLNQAGEHMEGAFKAHGNNLQFVTLGQAMEAANQAPIKHLIHNNAQDINWPSNVNASQNYAPQQVISTANGTTTYFINANGELYQASIPAPALNTIIMQNNSNQASQFNKSNMDNNDNYMQTLQQQQQHQQHQQQNPNSLSSQYIMLVNNLGGTPQYYATTQAMPAQTAAAPQQQQQHAVLFQRHSTKYQTNSSKTTNNCSNERNPPLAPKPIHKPISPALDKDSNSTATSMRQRVNQQLQQQIKQRQLQLLQPRSANVTQKITLICRFCHKRPKFTNNVDYSNHIINMHPAEKPYNCPHCPMHFSRRFERQQHVAQVHGSRYQCAQCGLSFCAQRTLDFHLQKYHANLGRSQQQHLHHQQQQQQNSTSTSSPATYQLLQQHNQQQRLVRVEDVHVQVSGENKNKRSIDLPLESSSDIQTSLSMPEVEILSGTPTGTPQQQSQARILCSPDCNDDNDDCCGSNQNYDQTNNTDTPAAEHEQQYTGNESVNNNHHHQQQQQHQHITIPSPEQTEPDSTTTLRHFRKRQLSEISPHFAASPSSSSSSAAAVITYTFNNNNGHNNDNNNININHNSPDNVLTDETGAGSVVTGRRGVGASGGEQIMVERTLRGSHNCLLCEESFTNEIALRKHHHLAHGATQTINNTLATSSSSSSSSGLVCTICKRSFRMRNALQRHMETHDAEGRPYECNICQVRFPRPSQLTLHKLTVHKFEKPNSCEECGKQFGTETAMKAHAKEHEQEAANAATATEALTSTSSSTSSTPASSSQLSSRVYLETMTTKTTSISTSKIITNEQQTINLAATTSGEDETAAATNNNNNNEDDNAFLIMP; the protein is encoded by the exons ATAAAATGTAATGATGGTCTACCACAGCGTATCTGTGCCAAATGTACGGCACAATTCTATATGATACATAAATTCCGGCGGAAATGTCTTAAAGTTCAAACACAATTGAGAGCGCTAAACGAGGAACAGAAATTCTATGAaagacagcaacaacaaaaggatgcaacggcaacaacaacaaaaccagcAGCAACAGCCTCAGCAGTAGCaagtaaaattaaaacactAGATGAACCCAACGATTTAGCTAACGATAACTGTAaggaacaacagcaacaagccACGGTAGACAATAGCAAGTCATCGGTTTCCTTTGAAACACAAACAGGGAATACCGATGAAGTCAGTAAGTTAACCAATGCAACAACACCAACATTGCTGGACAATGTTGAAACAATGACTGAAAAAACAGAAGCAACGGCAACAGCTACAACACTAGGATGCCACGATAAAAGCTTTGCCAAACAAGAACATTGTGCAACGGCAACGAGTTGTAGTAAGGTTAAGGATGAAAAGAAACCGCTGCTTAAGGCGGCCGtgttaaaatttagaaatacaCCGCTGTTAACCTTACAACAGCCGCCCCTGAAACAAATATGTGATAATGATGCCACGCAGCTAATGGCTAATGTCAGAGAAGAAATAAGTGGCGATCAAGAGGATCTATTAGATACCcatattatatttaaagcatttgaggcaacaaataaaactataaaatgccAAGTAAATGATGAGGAAATGTCGATAGATGAGAGTCCAGATAGAGGTGATACTACATTGGGTGTTAAAGAGGAgcataaagaattatttaaCTTTGGcttaactaataataaaaacaataatgaaagtttatttttaaccaAAGCCGCCTTAAAAGCATATACCCCAACATCGATCAAGACTACAAATGCAAAAACCCAACAGCAAACAATTGAGGATACAAATTCCaatgacaacaataataataataatgaatccAATGATAATACTTGCAGTTCAACCTCCACCTACAGCAGCTCTTCAAAAGTCTCCAGCCATTCCAGGAAATCTCTaagaagaaaagtttttaaacataaaacgtgtaaatatcttaataTTGGTAAAAGATCACAATAtcataaatataaatcaaataacAAATTGAACATAAAAAAGTTGAACCTTAAGAAAACAACAAGATCGTGGCAAAATAAACATGTTAGAACATGTTCAGCAGCAACATTAAAACAACGAAAACAACGTCAGACTAAGAAAAAATCTCTAAAACAAGCAGCAGACATACAAATGGAAGATGAAACATCATCGAATGtctcaacaacatcatcatcagccATGACTACGTCATCGTCTTTAAGTGCtgaaatagcaacaacaacaacaacgacaccTGCTGTTACAGATCTGCTTGTTAACAATAAAACAGGCTTCTCATCAATATCACCGAGAATATCCTCAAACAAGTCTTCTACGTCTTGCATCATGTGGAAGACTAAGGCAGCTATGAAAGCAAATGCCAATGACATGCCTACAACATTGCCTTATACAGCTAACGACTCAACAACCGGCTCAGCATCAGAAAACACAGACAAAAGTTCAAAGACCCTTGATGAAAACCAGAGCATTAGTAGTAGCACCAATAATTTTAGGCAAGAGGGACAAGATGATGttggtagtagtagtagtagcagCAGTACAAATACGGTAATGTCTTTGCCAGATAATCAAGTCAAGGACACTGCTGATGATGAACGCGAACAAAATCTAAACCACAATTTATGGCCGGAAGAGGCAGACCAAAAACAAATTACCAACTATACACAAAAAGAAACAGAAGAAAATAAGCAAATTGACCAAACAAAAGACACTGAAGTAGCAGAAGACATGGAGCCTCCAAAGTCAATTGCGTCAAAGAAAATTGGTggcatgaaattaataatacaacGTAAACGAGGTGCTCGTTTTAAATGTCGCCGCAAAACTGAAGACGAACCCTGTGAAGCTTCAAAACCCAAACGCAGAAGAAAAACTAACCATAATCAAAGTCCTCCAACAAAATACGAAATAGAATCAATATTTTCTCTGGATCTTAATGCagaatatagaaaagaaaacaagcAGGACTTGGTGGGCGGCAGTGATATGGAGGAAACGGTTGATCTTAATATTGTTAAGCGTAAGTTAAACGCTTTCAATAGTGCACAAGATGAAAACAAGGAAAATCCCATTTCTTTGCATCATTTACAAGAATGTGATAGTGATAGCAATACTAGTGTTTACCGGGATCCTTTGCTCATCAAAAATGATATGCTAGAAGATGATACTCAATTAACGGATTTCCCTAAACCTCAGCTGTCTTTGCAGAGCGAATGCACTaaggaaatgtttaaattgtGCAAGGAAAAGTTTAACTTAGAAAGTCCCAAGAAGCTAATAGTACGAGTTCCTCTAACATCTTTGACACAAGATTTCAAAAGACTACATCTGACCATGGAAACAGAAAGTGAGGAAAACGAACAGAAAAATGAGGCTTTAAAAGAGGAACAAGAAAAGGAGGAGAAAGTGGAAGAAGAAATTAACATGATAGCTAATGAAACTGGAATTACTGAGGAAATAGCTTCCGAAACAGCAATAGTCAAGGAACAGCAGCTAGAGTGTAATAATACAACCCAAAACATTAGCTCTACACAGGCCAATAGCTCTAGCAGCCAAAGTGACTTAATGGGTTTCTCACAAAACTCGGAAACTTCTTCTTCTAGTACGGCAGATTCCTCACAGCCTTCAGTGGACTTGTTTAGATATGTACAACCTCCGTTGTGTTCAGCTTCTTCGAAAATTACTgattttataaatgattttcaaaataattgcatCGATTCCTCTGAAATCGAAGAAACTACCTGTGATATGGTTCCCCAACTGGGACCACAAATAACTCAAGAATTAAGTGATGAAATTCGCGATGTAGAGGATACATTAAATGGCATATTAAGTGAAATGCATGACAAGGATATGTATACACCCCGTTCGGCCGAAACTGATGAATTATTCCCCCACTCTGTGTATTCGCCGCTAACGGATTCACCTACCACGCCGGCCCACAGTTTCTATGCCGAAAGTCCTTGCACCATTAACAGTAATCCCATGTCGGTGAGTCCTTTTATACATCAAAATATGGATTATAATGCCATGACACCGCAAAGTAATCACAGCAGTATGGGTCATAGTTCTCATATGGGAGGTAGTAGTGTTAGTGGTGGCAGTACGGGACCACATACCACGGGtgtatttattgaacattttcccACATACACTGAATGTTTCGAGGAGAGTACACAATCGGAATTGATTGGTTTTCAAAATGATATACCCTgctttgaaaatattgaaattagcCAACCGCCCAATAGCGGCGAATTATTGGGCAACCAGGGAGAGTTTAATGAAGAAGATAATGCTATAAATGACAAcgaacaaaatattcaaaatatggcTAATGAGAGTGGGGAAATTAAGACAGCCCCAGCAGTTGTAGATTATATAGATCTAAGTGATTACAAAGAGAACAATGATCATTTTTCTAATGCTGCCGTTCAAGAGGAAACTGTACCCGAAATAACGGTTACCAATAGAGACTTGTTAACTCAACAAATACCTTATAATCCCAACAATTACCAGCACTCTATACAAATGCAGAGTACAAATAATCCACTAATACCTGGCAGTGCAAATATGCAACCCCACTACATTGTCACCAATACCAATCAGGGGCCCATAATATTTGCCAATCGCCAACTTAACCAAGCCGGCGAACATATGGAGGGTGCGTTTAAGGCTCACGgcaataatttacaatttgtaaCTCTGGGACAAGCCATGGAAGCGGCAAATCAAGCAcccattaaacatttaatacacAACAATGCCCAGGATATCAATTGGCCTTCGAATGTCAATGCTTCCCAGAATTATGCACCTCAACAGGTTATTTCAACAGCCAATGGCACCACCACCTATTTCATTAATGCCAATGGTGAACTGTATCAAGCCAGTATACCAGCGCCCGCGCTTAATACCATTATTATGCAGAACAATAGCAATCAAGCGTCGCAattcaataaatctaatatGGACAACAATGACAATTACATGCAAACgctacagcagcaacagcaacatcaacagcaCCAACAACAAAATCCTAACTCCCTATCTTCGCAATACATTATGTTGGTCAATAATTTGGGTGGAACTCCCCAATATTATGCCACCACTCAAGCCATGCCTGCACAAACTGCAGCAGCacctcaacaacaacaacaacatgcagTATTATTTCAACGCCACAGTacaaaatatcaaacaaactCCTCCAAAACTACCAACAATTGCAGCAACGAACGTAATCCACCTTTAGCTCCAAAACCTATACATAAACCTATAAGTCCCGCCTTAGATAAGGACTCAAATTCGACAGCAACCAGCATGCGTCAAAGAGTCAATCAAcagttgcaacaacaaatcaaacaaCGTCAACTACAATTACTTCAACCGCGTTCCGCTAATGTTACTCAGAAAATTACGCTTATCTGTCGTTTCTGTCATAAACGTCCTAAATTCACTAATAATGTAGATTACAGCAATCATATTATCAATATGCATCCCGCCGAAAAACCCTATAATTGCCCTCATTGTCCTATGCATTTTTCGCGACGTTTCGAACGTCAACAGCATGTGGCACAAGTTCATGGTTCTCGTTATCAGTGTGCTCAGTGTGGTTTGAGTTTTTGTGCCCAGCGTACTTTAGATTTTCATCTGCAAAAGTATCATGCCAATTTGGGTAGATCTCAACAACAGCATTTAcaccatcaacaacaacagcaacaaaactcCACCTCTACGTCGTCACCAGCTACCTATCAGTTGTTACAACAGCACAATCAGCAACAACGATTGGTTCGTGTTGAGGATGTTCATGTGCAAGTAAGCGGCGAGAATAAAAATAAACGCT CTATTGATCTGCCTTTGGAGTCTAGTTCTGATATACAAACTTCTCTGTCTATGCCAGAAGTTGAAATATTATCCGGAACACCAACAGGAACACCACAACAGCAGTCACAAGCTCGTATATTATGTAGTCCTGATTGTAATGATG atAATGATGATTGCTGTGGTTCAAATCAAAATTATGATCAAACCAACAACACTGATACACCAGCAGCAGAACATGAACAACAATATACAGGAAATGAAAGTGTTaataataatcatcatcatcagcagcagcaacaacatcaacatatTACAATACCATCGCCAGAACAAACCGAACCAGATTCTACCACAACATTACGACACTTTCGTAAACGTCAATTATCAGAAATATCACCACACTTTGCCGCCtccccatcatcatcatcttcatcagcagcagcagtaatAACGTACacttttaacaataacaacggccacaacaatgacaacaacaacatcaacataaaCCACAATAGTCCGGACAATGTTTTAACGGATGAAACAGGAGCTGGAAGTGTAGTAACGGGACGACGGGGAGTTGGTGCTAGTGGTGGTGAACAAATTATGGTTGAACGTACATTACGCGGTAGTCATAATTGTCTATTGTGCGAGGAATCATTTACAAATGAAATAGCTTTGCGTAAACATCATCACTTGGCACATGGTGCCACACAAACCATCAACAATACACTTgccacatcatcatcatcatcatcgtcgtcagGCCTAGTCTGTACGATTTGCAAACGCAGTTTTCGTATGCGCAATGCACTGCAACGGCACATGGAAACACACGATGCTGAGGGTCGACCCTATGAATGCAACATATGTCAAGTGCGTTTTCCGAGACCCTCCCAATTGACGTTGCACAAATTGACGGTACACAAATTCGAAAAACCAAATTCGTGTGAAGAGTGCGGCAAGCAGTTTGGCACAGAAACAGCAATGAAGGCTCATGCAAAAGAACATGAACAAGAAG CTGCCAATGCTGCCACAGCAACAGAAGCCTTAACATCAACGTCGTCTTCTACATCATCAACACCAGCATCATCATCACAATTGTCTTCCCGCGTATATTTAGaaacaatgacaacaaaaacaacatcaataTCAACatccaaaataataacaaatgaaCAACAAACTATAAATTTAGCAGCTACAACATCCGGTGAAGATGAAACTGCTGCTGccactaacaacaacaacaataatgaggACGACAATGCTTTTTTAATAATGCCTTAG